The following coding sequences are from one Microbacterium wangchenii window:
- a CDS encoding hemolysin family protein yields MNEWIMLAIGLVLTIGTGLFVASEFALVNLDRHELEARRARGEQGLDGTIKALKVTSTHLSSAQLGITLTTLLTGYTFEPAVSSLLRGPLLSVGLPEGAVTPIGAVVGILLATLFSMIIGELVPKNFALAVPLATAKLVTPFQRAFTAVFKPLVLLFNNTANAVIRAMGIEPKEELSGARSADELSYLIRHSATAGLLDTSDAQLLRRTLRFSERDASEVMTPRVRMASVDLADTADVIIARSRATGYSRFPVIDGTPDRVVGVVHVKHAFAIPLDERTSVRADALMSDVRTVPEGMGADDLLALLRAEGLQIAVVGDEHGGTAGIVTLEDLVEEIVGELEDEHDRTRTGVLRSGRSITFDAQWRPDEVLDRIAVEIPDGADYDTAGGFVTDALGRLPELGDEVRTAHGTLRIERIDGHRIVRLRYLPDDPEHDPSLMNRHDRMVQALASGAGHE; encoded by the coding sequence ATGAACGAGTGGATCATGCTCGCCATCGGTCTCGTCCTGACCATCGGCACGGGGCTGTTCGTGGCGAGCGAGTTCGCGCTGGTCAACCTCGACCGGCACGAGCTCGAAGCGCGACGCGCCCGCGGCGAACAGGGCTTGGACGGCACGATCAAGGCCCTCAAGGTCACGTCGACGCACCTCTCCAGCGCCCAGCTGGGGATCACGCTGACGACCCTGCTGACCGGGTACACGTTCGAACCCGCCGTCAGCAGCCTGCTGCGCGGCCCGCTTCTCAGCGTCGGCCTGCCCGAGGGCGCCGTCACGCCGATCGGCGCCGTCGTCGGCATCCTGCTGGCGACGCTGTTCTCGATGATCATCGGCGAGCTCGTGCCGAAGAACTTCGCCCTGGCGGTCCCTCTTGCCACCGCGAAGCTCGTCACGCCGTTCCAGCGCGCCTTCACGGCGGTGTTCAAGCCGCTCGTGCTTCTGTTCAACAACACCGCGAACGCCGTCATCCGCGCCATGGGGATCGAGCCCAAGGAGGAGCTGTCGGGCGCCCGCAGCGCGGATGAGCTGTCGTACCTCATCCGGCACTCCGCCACGGCGGGTCTGCTGGACACGTCCGACGCGCAGCTGCTGCGCCGGACGCTGCGATTCAGCGAACGGGACGCGTCCGAGGTGATGACTCCGCGCGTGCGGATGGCGAGCGTGGATCTGGCCGACACGGCCGATGTGATCATCGCCCGCTCCCGCGCCACCGGGTACTCCCGCTTCCCCGTGATCGACGGCACACCCGACCGCGTGGTCGGCGTGGTGCACGTCAAGCACGCGTTCGCCATCCCGCTCGACGAGCGCACCTCCGTGCGCGCCGACGCGCTCATGAGCGACGTGCGGACCGTCCCGGAGGGGATGGGCGCAGACGACCTCCTCGCGCTGCTGCGCGCGGAAGGGCTGCAGATCGCGGTCGTGGGCGACGAGCACGGGGGCACCGCGGGCATCGTGACTCTCGAGGACCTCGTGGAGGAGATCGTCGGCGAACTCGAGGACGAACACGACCGCACGCGCACCGGCGTGCTGCGCTCGGGTCGCTCGATCACCTTCGACGCGCAGTGGCGCCCCGACGAGGTGCTCGACCGCATCGCGGTGGAGATCCCCGACGGCGCCGACTACGACACTGCGGGCGGCTTCGTCACCGACGCACTCGGGCGCCTGCCCGAACTCGGCGACGAAGTCCGCACCGCGCACGGCACGCTGCGCATCGAGCGCATCGACGGCCACCGCATCGTGCGGCTGCGCTACCTTCCCGACGACCCGGAGCACGATCCCAGCCTCATGAACCGACACGACCGGATGGTCCAGGCCCTCGCGAGCGGAGCCGGCCATGAGTGA
- a CDS encoding hemolysin family protein, whose amino-acid sequence MSEYVPGIIWLFVLLLGNAFFVGAEFAVISARRSQIEPRAARGSRAAKTTLWAMEHATLMLATSQLGITVCSLLILNVSEPAIHHLLEIPLGLTGLTPELISIIAFAVALALVTFLHVVFGEMVPKNIAFSVPDRAALILAPALVAVARVIKPVIWTLNTAANGILRLFGVQPKDEATSTYTLDEVANIVEQSRREGTLRDDSGTLAGAFEFTEKTVADVDVPLESMVLLPAGATPADVQQAVAAHGYSRYVVAGTDGEPVAYVHMKDVMDLDRPEEFSAPIPEKRLRRLASLPRTAELEDAMAILRRRGAHVARSLDADGRTVGLLYLEDVLEVLVGEIDDATATAA is encoded by the coding sequence ATGAGTGAGTACGTTCCCGGAATCATCTGGCTCTTCGTCCTGCTGCTGGGCAACGCCTTCTTCGTCGGAGCGGAGTTCGCCGTCATCTCGGCCCGCCGTTCGCAGATCGAGCCGCGTGCGGCCCGTGGCAGCCGCGCGGCCAAGACGACGCTGTGGGCGATGGAACACGCGACGCTCATGCTGGCCACCAGCCAGCTGGGCATCACGGTGTGCTCGCTGCTGATCCTCAACGTCTCGGAGCCGGCGATCCATCACCTGCTCGAGATCCCGCTGGGGCTGACCGGTCTCACGCCCGAGCTCATCAGCATCATCGCCTTCGCCGTCGCGCTGGCCCTGGTCACCTTCCTGCACGTGGTGTTCGGTGAGATGGTGCCGAAGAACATCGCGTTCTCGGTGCCCGATCGCGCGGCGCTGATCCTCGCCCCCGCTCTGGTCGCCGTGGCGCGGGTGATCAAACCCGTCATCTGGACGCTCAACACCGCCGCCAACGGCATCCTGCGCCTGTTCGGGGTGCAGCCCAAGGATGAGGCGACCAGCACGTACACGCTCGACGAAGTCGCCAACATCGTCGAGCAGTCGCGCCGGGAAGGAACGCTGCGCGACGACTCGGGCACCCTGGCCGGTGCGTTCGAGTTCACCGAGAAGACCGTCGCGGATGTCGACGTGCCCCTGGAGTCCATGGTGCTCCTCCCCGCCGGCGCCACGCCGGCCGATGTGCAGCAGGCGGTGGCGGCGCACGGATACTCCCGGTACGTCGTGGCCGGTACCGACGGCGAACCCGTCGCCTACGTGCACATGAAGGACGTGATGGACCTGGATCGCCCGGAGGAGTTCTCCGCGCCCATCCCGGAGAAGCGCCTGCGCCGCCTGGCGTCGCTGCCGCGCACGGCGGAGCTGGAGGATGCCATGGCGATCCTCCGGCGCCGGGGCGCGCACGTGGCACGCAGCCTGGACGCCGACGGGCGCACCGTCGGGCTGCTCTACCTCGAAGACGTGCTCGAAGTGCTCGTCGGCGAGATCGACGACGCGACGGCGACCGCGGCCTGA
- a CDS encoding phosphoribosyltransferase → MALFADRVDAGTQLAASLRAWRGRDAVVLGIPRGGVVVAAVVASAYGWPLDRVPVRKLGARGNAELAVGAIAENARVLSEPMLRLTGTTPADLQRVEQAERAELARRSAAYPSPGIDLGGRVAIIVDDGIATGSTALAACRAVRSRGAADVVLAAPVAPYDWAPDDGVVDAFVCPHRPREFRAVGQFYDAFPQTTDEEVARLLARNLPT, encoded by the coding sequence ATGGCGTTGTTCGCCGACCGGGTCGATGCCGGCACGCAGCTCGCCGCGTCGCTCCGGGCATGGCGGGGGCGGGATGCGGTGGTGCTCGGCATCCCGCGCGGCGGTGTCGTCGTCGCGGCCGTCGTCGCATCGGCATACGGGTGGCCGCTGGACCGGGTACCGGTGCGCAAGCTCGGGGCCCGCGGCAACGCCGAGCTGGCCGTCGGAGCGATCGCCGAGAACGCGCGGGTGCTCTCCGAGCCGATGCTGCGCCTGACCGGCACGACGCCGGCCGACCTGCAGCGCGTAGAGCAGGCCGAACGTGCCGAGCTGGCCCGCCGGAGCGCCGCGTACCCGTCCCCCGGGATCGACCTCGGCGGGCGCGTGGCGATCATCGTCGACGACGGCATCGCGACGGGCTCGACCGCTCTCGCAGCATGTCGTGCTGTTCGGAGCCGGGGCGCGGCCGACGTGGTCCTGGCCGCCCCGGTCGCGCCGTACGACTGGGCTCCGGACGACGGCGTCGTCGACGCCTTCGTGTGCCCGCATCGGCCGCGTGAATTCCGCGCCGTCGGGCAGTTCTACGATGCGTTCCCGCAGACCACGGACGAGGAGGTCGCGCGCCTGCTGGCCCGCAACCTCCCCACGTGA
- a CDS encoding DUF885 domain-containing protein has protein sequence MTDASRTPTPIDAIADAWVDTIAELEPTAATYIGRSEYNDRFGDYSPDGHARMAAATRDALAALDAAEPVDDVDRVTKADLARELRLSLDLYDAQWHLRDLNVIASPAQDIRMVFDLMPTATTEDWSVISTRLKALPAALDGYIETLREGISRGVVPARRQVLEVVTQIDRYTADHGYFAEFAAEAGPQEGQLPASLARELADNANAARVAYGELASFLGGELAPVAGEKDAVGRELYALHSRRFLGATIDLDETYEWGVEELARMVAEQEAIAEEILPGSSVEEAVAFLEADPARKLRGTDALQKWMQETSDRAIEQLGATHFDIPDPIRTLECMIAPTKEGGIYYTGPTDDFSRPGRMWWSVPEGVTEFDTWRELTTVYHEGVPGHHLQIAQAVYNRAQLNSWRRLLAGTSGHAEGWALYAERLMQSLSFLDDPADRLGMLDGQRMRAARVVLDIGVHLEKPRLDGTGTWDHDYALEFMLRNVNMSNEFVRFEVNRYLGWPGQAPSYKVGQRIWEQIRDGYADAQGDAFDIKGFHKRALDLGGVGLDTLREALLP, from the coding sequence ATGACTGATGCATCCCGTACCCCGACGCCGATCGACGCGATCGCCGACGCGTGGGTGGACACCATCGCCGAACTCGAGCCGACCGCCGCGACCTACATCGGTCGCTCGGAGTACAACGACCGGTTCGGGGACTACTCGCCCGACGGCCACGCCCGCATGGCGGCGGCCACGCGTGACGCCCTGGCGGCGCTGGATGCGGCGGAGCCGGTCGACGACGTGGACCGGGTCACGAAGGCCGATCTCGCGCGGGAGCTGCGGCTGAGTCTCGATCTCTACGACGCGCAGTGGCACCTGCGCGACCTGAACGTCATCGCCTCGCCGGCGCAGGACATCCGCATGGTGTTCGACCTCATGCCCACCGCCACGACAGAGGACTGGTCGGTCATCTCCACGCGTCTGAAGGCGCTGCCGGCGGCCCTGGACGGCTACATCGAGACGCTGCGGGAGGGAATCTCCCGCGGTGTCGTCCCCGCCCGCCGGCAGGTGCTCGAAGTCGTCACGCAGATCGACCGGTACACCGCCGACCACGGCTACTTCGCCGAGTTCGCCGCCGAGGCCGGGCCGCAGGAGGGCCAGCTGCCCGCTTCCCTGGCGCGGGAGCTCGCCGACAACGCCAACGCCGCCCGCGTGGCCTACGGCGAACTGGCGTCGTTCCTGGGGGGCGAGCTGGCTCCCGTCGCGGGGGAGAAGGATGCCGTCGGCCGCGAGCTGTACGCGCTGCACTCCCGCCGGTTCCTGGGCGCGACGATCGACCTGGACGAGACGTACGAATGGGGCGTCGAGGAGCTGGCCCGGATGGTGGCCGAGCAGGAGGCGATCGCGGAGGAGATCCTTCCCGGCTCGAGCGTCGAGGAGGCCGTCGCCTTCCTCGAGGCCGACCCCGCACGAAAGCTCCGCGGCACGGACGCGTTGCAGAAGTGGATGCAGGAGACCAGCGACCGCGCGATCGAGCAGCTGGGCGCCACGCACTTCGACATCCCCGACCCCATCCGCACGCTGGAGTGCATGATCGCCCCCACGAAGGAGGGCGGCATCTACTACACCGGTCCCACGGACGACTTCTCCCGCCCCGGCCGCATGTGGTGGTCGGTGCCGGAGGGCGTGACCGAGTTCGACACGTGGCGCGAACTGACCACCGTGTACCACGAGGGCGTGCCGGGGCATCACCTGCAGATCGCCCAGGCCGTCTACAACCGCGCCCAGCTGAACTCCTGGCGCCGACTCCTGGCCGGAACCTCCGGCCACGCCGAAGGCTGGGCCCTGTACGCCGAACGACTCATGCAGTCCCTCAGCTTCCTCGACGACCCCGCCGACCGGCTCGGCATGCTCGACGGCCAGCGGATGCGGGCGGCCCGCGTGGTGCTGGACATCGGCGTGCACCTGGAGAAGCCGCGCCTGGACGGCACCGGCACGTGGGATCACGACTACGCGCTGGAGTTCATGCTGCGCAACGTCAACATGTCGAACGAGTTCGTGCGCTTCGAGGTCAACCGCTACCTCGGCTGGCCCGGGCAGGCGCCCTCCTACAAGGTGGGCCAGCGCATCTGGGAGCAGATCCGAGACGGCTACGCCGACGCGCAGGGCGACGCGTTCGACATCAAGGGCTTCCACAAGCGCGCGCTCGACCTCGGCGGCGTCGGGCTGGACACGCTTCGGGAGGCGCTCCTGCCCTGA